The following DNA comes from Saccopteryx leptura isolate mSacLep1 chromosome 7, mSacLep1_pri_phased_curated, whole genome shotgun sequence.
ctccttccttctctgagcCTGCCTGTCCATCCAGCCTGACCTCATCAGAAGGTGGCAGGCATATGGTTGCCACCATAGCACAAGGTACCTGGAGGTCTCGCTGCCAGGAAACCAGGTTCAGGGGTCCAGGCTCCACCAGCCCCAGATGTCCGCCCACGCACAATGATTACCGGGTGCCTTCAGGCCTGATTGTGTGGTCtggctttagagcaggggtccccaaactttttacacagggggccagttcactgtccctcagaccattggagggccggactataaaaaaaactatgaacaaatccctatgcacactgcacatatcttattttaaagtaaaaaaaaaaaaaaaaacgggaacaaatataatatttaaaataaagaacaagtaaatttaaatcaacaaactgaccagtatttcaatgggaactatgctcctctcactgaccaccaatgaaagaggtgccccttccggaagtgcggcaggggctggataaatggcctcagggggccacatgcggcccgcgggccgtagtttggggatccctgctttaGAGGATGGGATGGGAGCCCTGCTCTGGCTGACCTCTGGGGCTGGTGACAACTTGGTAAAGACATCCACTCAGATACTTGTCCCACCACCTCGGGGCCTGGGTGAGGAAGGCATCTCTGAGCATCAGGTGTTCATCAGGACAGTGGTGCCCCTCTTTCTGCGTCTGAGCCCATGAATGATGGCCCCACACATGACGGCCACCGTCCTGTCCTTGTACCAGAGCCTGGCTGCTGACTGACTGCCCCAGGGTCGGACAGCTTCCGGGAACTGCTGGGTGCCTGTAAGGGTGTTCTCAAGGACTGCTGTTGTCCAGAGGACAGGGCATGCCCTGGCTGTGGTCTGTGGTCCTGACAACAGTCACATCTTCCCAGAGAGGCACAGAGTGTCATGAGTCACAGCCCTGTCCCGATCagctcaggatttttttttttttttttgtatttttctgaagttagaaaccaggagagacagacagactcccgcatgcgcccgaccgggatccacctggcacgcccaccagggggcgacgctctgccgcgaccagagccactccagcacctggggcagaggccaaggagccatcccaagcgcctgggccatctttgctccaatggagcctcggctgtgggagggaaagagagagacagagaggaaggagagggggaggggtggagaagcaaatgggcacttctcctgtgtgccctggccgggaatcgaacccgggactcctacatgccaggccaacgctctaccactgagccaaccggccagggcccagctcagGATTTTGATGGCATACTCAGCTGGTGCTGATGGCACCCTCACGTATTGGGTCCAGAGCCCACTCCTGGGATCTGAACCCTGGGCACAAGACCCAGAAGGTCCCAGAGCCTGATGACAGAAGAGGACAGGGATGAAGCCCTAAGACCCTGGGATGGAACTGTGGCTGGGAGGAGCCATCAGGGTGAGGACTTGCTCCCAGAGCTGAGGTGGGGGCCATGCCGTGTGGAAAGGAGGGCACCACGGCCACCCTACCTGTGCCTAGCCAGGGCAGGTGTCCAGAATGACTGAGCTCATCCCCTAGCCGGGGGGGTGACAGGCGGGGGAGGGCAGGCCAGCGCAGCAACCAGACCTCTGGTGGCTGGAAGGTCAGTCCATTGGTCCAGGCCTCTGCCAGGATTCTCCTTCCCAGCCTGCTTCCAAGGTAGCAGGTGCTGGTGCTATTTGGGTAAGAGGCTGTGGTCACTTTAGTGTTTTTGGCCATTTACATCCTTGTCAAGGTGTGAATTATGTGATAATCTGCCCTCTTAGCTGTTCCCTATCAGATATTCTGGGCTTGCTTGGGGCCTCATAGGAGGcccccctcagcacccaggtctcTGGAGTTGGCTGCAGAAAGGAAGGGCTTTCATCTTGGAATCTGCAGTCATGCAAATGTGTAGGAGCACCATCAGAAAGTCAGACCAAAGCAGCGTATGCCTCCATAACAAATTCCACAAATGCTCAGGAGTTCAAGAATGAAGGGGCGGGGTGATGTAATGGGAGCTGGAGGGATGGGGTGATGAAGAGAGGGGGGATGGGGTAGGGGAAGGAGTGTGGGGGATGGACTGGGGGAAGGAGTGTGGGGGATGGAATGGGGGAAGGAGGGTTGAGGGACGGCACCCTGGGGTGTTCCTCTATCCCGGGTATACAATGTTGTGATTTGAAGCTCAGTTCATGTGGTAGTGTTTGCAATGGAGGTATCTCCACCTGCCACGTGAGATTTGGGAGTGGAATGCTCTTGCTGGGGACGGGGCTGCGTGAGCCCATCAGGCGGGCTGGtccgcagcccccacccccaccctgcccaccgCCCACCTGTCCAGCGCACTCCTGCGCCCACCTGTCCAGGGCACTCCTGCGCCCACCTGTCCAGCGCACTCCTGCGCCCACCTGTCCAGCGCACTCCTGCGCCCACCTGTCCAGCGCACTCCTGCGGATCCGCTCGCCCTCATTCTGCAACTGCTGTGTGTGGACCTGGATTTTCTTCTCCCAGAACACTGTCAGCTCTTCTGCCCCAGAGGCCACCCATCCTGAATGCTTCAGAGCACAGCTTTTACTCATTTCCTGGAAGAGGAAATAACACAGGGACTCAGCCGATTTGTGCTTCGTTCTCAGAGCACAGGAGAGCCAGCAGGTTAGCAATGAGGATGCTGGTTCAGCCCCTACCTTCAC
Coding sequences within:
- the FAM240C gene encoding protein FAM240C → MSKSCALKHSGWVASGAEELTVFWEKKIQVHTQQLQNEGERIRRSALDRLRGEWSRKLEERHRTLQTPLETARRPSLHTRDRTAS